A region of uncultured Carboxylicivirga sp. DNA encodes the following proteins:
- a CDS encoding adenylate/guanylate cyclase domain-containing protein, with the protein MIYKNKKIEKRIKLVFRAGLRYFIPTSIIGAILGLYVRKDVEQFYVILLFSAAITLAAGITAQMDRILHSFNIRNIPFVHLQIIKVITLALLILLFLGTFFYYTEDNFILANENLALLIRLVIYSWLVSMVVSMVFIINRMIGYNVLGKYFTGNYHTPKEEERIFMFLDLKSSTAIAEQIGHKQFFNFVNDILYDITNLILEFDGEIYKYVGDEIIITWSKKNGVKNNNCINLYFEVENKLIVEKDKYINRYGIVPELKAGVHIGRVIVGILGDIRTEIAYMGDAVNTAARIQSECNNLNEKLLFSGDIKEKLQVSKHLLIKKVSILNLRGKLTSTPLYKASLSTF; encoded by the coding sequence ATGATCTATAAAAACAAGAAAATAGAAAAAAGAATAAAACTCGTTTTTAGAGCTGGACTTCGTTATTTTATACCTACATCGATTATTGGTGCAATACTTGGTTTATATGTTAGAAAGGATGTTGAACAGTTTTATGTAATACTACTTTTTAGTGCAGCCATAACTTTAGCTGCGGGAATTACAGCTCAAATGGACAGGATTCTTCATTCGTTTAATATTAGAAATATTCCTTTTGTCCATTTACAAATTATTAAGGTGATAACACTTGCATTGTTAATACTTCTATTTTTAGGAACTTTCTTTTACTACACAGAGGACAATTTTATTCTGGCAAACGAGAATTTAGCTTTGTTGATACGATTAGTTATCTATTCCTGGTTGGTTAGTATGGTTGTTTCTATGGTTTTTATCATAAACAGAATGATTGGTTATAATGTGTTAGGAAAATATTTTACTGGGAACTATCATACACCAAAGGAAGAAGAGCGCATATTTATGTTTTTAGATTTAAAGTCATCTACTGCTATTGCTGAACAAATTGGACATAAACAATTCTTCAACTTTGTAAATGATATTCTTTATGATATAACTAATCTGATACTTGAATTTGATGGGGAGATTTATAAATATGTTGGTGATGAAATTATTATTACATGGTCTAAAAAGAACGGTGTTAAAAATAATAACTGTATTAATTTGTACTTTGAGGTTGAGAATAAATTAATTGTTGAAAAAGATAAGTACATTAATAGATATGGAATTGTTCCGGAATTAAAAGCTGGGGTTCATATTGGTAGAGTAATTGTTGGAATTTTGGGTGATATCAGAACTGAAATAGCATACATGGGTGATGCTGTAAATACAGCAGCACGTATTCAATCCGAATGCAATAATTTAAATGAGAAACTATTGTTTTCAGGAGATATAAAAGAGAAACTTCAAGTTTCAAAACATTTATTGATTAAAAAGGTGTCAATACTAAATTTAAGAGGCAAGCTAACTTCAACTCCTCTTTATAAGGCTTCATTATCAACTTTTTGA
- a CDS encoding aldose epimerase family protein, with protein MRSILLSLTILLAGCHFHKSGEGDSIRPSQLLNKADFQTVIDGKKTDLYILKNSAGTEVAITNYGGRVVGLWVPDKSGQMTDVVVGFKSLDDYKNATEPYFGALIGRVGNRIGKGHFMLNENEYQLNLNNGPNTLHGGPKGYQYVVWDAELLNDSTLKLNYLSPDGEENFPGNLNVEVIYALTAANALDIKYTWEADAVTVANLTNHAFFNLNGEGSGTILNHQLMIDADEYTPVDATLIPTGEMLSVESTPFDFREFTTIGERIDTLLNEQLLFGKGYDHNYKLNRSSEGLLKVAEVVGDQTGISMEILTTEPGLQFYSGNFMQSKNTFKTGSKDDFRTAFCLETQHFPDAPNHPEFPSIEVEPGKKYTSQSVYRFGIKK; from the coding sequence ATGAGATCAATCCTTTTAAGCCTGACAATTTTGCTGGCAGGCTGTCACTTTCATAAATCAGGGGAGGGCGATAGTATTCGTCCTTCTCAACTTTTGAATAAAGCAGATTTTCAAACTGTTATAGATGGTAAGAAAACAGATTTGTATATACTTAAGAATTCAGCAGGAACAGAAGTTGCCATAACTAATTATGGAGGTCGTGTAGTAGGACTTTGGGTTCCGGATAAATCAGGCCAAATGACAGATGTGGTTGTAGGATTTAAATCTCTAGATGATTATAAAAATGCAACAGAACCCTATTTTGGTGCCTTAATTGGTCGTGTTGGAAACAGAATTGGTAAAGGACATTTCATGTTGAATGAGAATGAGTATCAATTGAATTTAAATAATGGTCCTAATACTTTACATGGGGGGCCTAAAGGTTATCAATATGTGGTTTGGGATGCAGAGCTGCTAAATGATTCAACCTTGAAACTAAATTATCTGTCACCAGATGGAGAAGAGAATTTTCCCGGGAACTTAAATGTAGAAGTTATTTATGCCTTAACCGCTGCTAATGCACTGGATATTAAATATACCTGGGAAGCTGATGCTGTTACTGTGGCAAACCTTACCAATCATGCATTCTTTAATTTGAATGGAGAAGGTAGTGGAACCATTCTTAATCATCAATTAATGATTGATGCCGATGAATATACACCTGTTGATGCAACTTTAATTCCTACAGGAGAGATGTTGTCTGTTGAATCTACACCTTTTGATTTCAGAGAATTTACAACCATTGGAGAACGTATTGATACTTTGCTTAACGAACAGTTGTTGTTTGGTAAAGGGTACGATCATAACTACAAGTTAAACAGAAGCTCTGAAGGTTTACTTAAGGTTGCTGAAGTTGTTGGCGATCAAACGGGTATTTCAATGGAGATTCTGACAACGGAACCAGGTTTGCAGTTTTACAGTGGTAACTTCATGCAATCAAAAAATACATTTAAAACGGGTTCAAAAGATGATTTTAGAACAGCATTCTGTTTGGAAACTCAACATTTTCCTGATGCACCAAATCATCCTGAATTTCCTTCAATTGAAGTAGAACCCGGAAAGAAATATACTTCTCAATCGGTATATCGATTTGGAATTAAAAAATAA
- a CDS encoding family 43 glycosylhydrolase, with the protein MHIQSILLLSVTLLFSACSVKKSAKSNKEIITELDQTTGYVNPVVGRSLPDPTVIKASDGNFYLYATEDIRNLPIYKSSNLTDWEFVATAFTNETRPDFEPRGGLWAPDINFINGKFVMYYSMSVWGGEWTCGIGVATADNPSGPFTDQGKLFRSNEIDVQNSIDPFYIEDGGKKYLFWGSFRGIYAIELSDDGLSIKEGAHKQQVAGTAYEGTYIYKKENTYYFFASIGTCCNGVESTYTTVVGKSDNLLGPYLNKNGESMMDNQYEIVISANERFVGTGHNSEIITDDEGSEWLLYHAVDKDNPHGRVLMLDRLTWTDGWPAVKVEGTPGTTLVKKPVFE; encoded by the coding sequence ATGCATATTCAATCAATATTGTTATTGTCAGTAACGCTGCTTTTCTCAGCGTGTTCTGTCAAAAAAAGTGCTAAGAGCAACAAAGAAATAATCACAGAATTAGATCAGACAACCGGATACGTAAATCCGGTTGTTGGCAGAAGTCTTCCTGACCCAACGGTGATAAAAGCTTCTGATGGTAATTTTTATCTATATGCAACTGAGGATATACGTAATTTACCTATTTATAAATCTAGTAACCTAACTGATTGGGAATTTGTTGCAACTGCCTTTACTAATGAGACAAGACCTGATTTTGAGCCCAGGGGTGGGCTTTGGGCTCCTGATATAAACTTCATCAATGGTAAATTTGTGATGTATTATTCCATGTCGGTATGGGGTGGCGAATGGACTTGTGGTATTGGAGTGGCAACGGCAGATAATCCATCAGGACCATTTACCGATCAGGGTAAGTTATTTAGAAGTAACGAGATTGATGTTCAGAATTCAATCGATCCCTTTTATATTGAGGATGGAGGTAAGAAATATCTTTTCTGGGGTAGCTTTAGAGGAATTTATGCCATTGAGTTGAGTGATGATGGCTTAAGTATTAAGGAAGGTGCCCATAAACAACAGGTTGCCGGAACAGCGTATGAAGGGACTTATATTTATAAGAAAGAAAATACCTATTACTTTTTTGCATCCATTGGTACCTGTTGCAATGGTGTCGAGAGCACTTATACAACAGTTGTTGGAAAATCGGATAACCTACTTGGGCCATACTTAAATAAAAATGGAGAATCGATGATGGATAATCAGTACGAGATTGTGATTTCAGCAAATGAACGATTTGTGGGTACTGGTCATAACTCTGAGATTATTACTGATGACGAAGGTTCTGAATGGTTGCTTTATCATGCGGTAGACAAAGATAATCCGCATGGACGAGTGTTAATGTTGGATCGACTGACATGGACAGATGGTTGGCCGGCAGTTAAAGTTGAGGGTACTCCAGGAACAACATTGGTGAAGAAACCAGTATTTGAATAA
- a CDS encoding beta-L-arabinofuranosidase domain-containing protein: protein MKTILFKSLTLIISVLVFACTSPELKEVSSVNQLPLNGNNDFYWGNKTPLQKAHLIKLPLGSIKPEGWILKLLELQKDGLCGQLGEISAWLEKDNNAWLAEGGDHGWEEVPYWLRGYADMAFIFEDKAMMEESKLWIEAILDSQKENGWFGPEVRSGQTGHIDYWPNMIVLFTLQHYYEYSGDNKVLDFMKSYFKYELNLTDEEFLSSYWENSRGGDNLYSVYWLYNITQEDWLLELAHKIHKNTADWTQKSNLPNWHNVNIAQCFREPATYFMQTGDSLHLAASYNDYDLIRRTFGQVPGGMFGSDENARMGYIDPRQGTETCGFAEQMTSDGILTAITGDTFWADNCEDVLFNSFTAAFTTDMKSLRYITCPNGVTADGLNHAPGIANAGPFLAMNPFSSRCCQHNHGHALPYYLQNLVMATNDNGLAAVMYNSCVTKAKVGSGAEVEVHQETNYPFEEEIEFTINTESEVSFPFYLRIPGWCSNAKVMINGLESNTAGQSGSYFKVERNWKSGDKVVLSLPREIKIRQWQVNQNSVSVDYGALTFSLKIDEDYKEMNSIETAIYDSKWQKDADPEKWPSYEISPSSPWNYGLRLNMSNPSHSFQVVEKDWPIDNYPFSTENVPIKLIAKGAQIPSWKIDQFGLADVLPKYPVKSNGKLEEIELIPMGAARLRISAFPVVTDIE from the coding sequence ATGAAAACAATACTCTTTAAATCATTAACACTGATTATTTCAGTTTTAGTATTTGCATGTACCTCACCCGAATTAAAAGAAGTGAGCAGTGTAAATCAATTGCCACTGAATGGTAATAATGACTTTTATTGGGGAAATAAAACTCCACTTCAAAAGGCTCATTTGATAAAACTTCCATTGGGTAGTATCAAACCAGAAGGTTGGATTTTAAAGCTTCTTGAATTACAAAAAGATGGATTGTGTGGACAGTTAGGTGAGATTAGTGCCTGGTTGGAAAAAGATAATAATGCCTGGTTGGCCGAAGGAGGTGATCATGGTTGGGAAGAGGTTCCATACTGGTTAAGAGGTTATGCCGATATGGCCTTCATTTTTGAAGATAAAGCCATGATGGAAGAAAGTAAGCTTTGGATTGAAGCTATTCTTGACAGTCAGAAGGAAAATGGATGGTTTGGACCGGAAGTAAGATCTGGACAGACAGGTCACATTGATTACTGGCCAAATATGATTGTGCTTTTCACCCTCCAGCATTATTACGAGTATAGCGGAGATAATAAGGTTCTCGATTTTATGAAATCCTATTTTAAATATGAGTTGAATTTGACGGATGAAGAATTTTTGTCAAGTTATTGGGAGAATAGCCGGGGTGGTGACAATTTATACAGCGTTTACTGGTTGTACAATATAACACAGGAGGACTGGCTTTTGGAACTGGCTCATAAAATTCATAAAAACACTGCCGACTGGACCCAAAAGTCCAATTTGCCTAACTGGCACAATGTAAACATTGCTCAATGTTTCAGAGAGCCTGCCACTTATTTTATGCAAACTGGTGATTCGTTGCATTTAGCTGCCAGTTATAATGATTATGACCTAATTAGAAGAACTTTTGGTCAGGTGCCGGGAGGTATGTTTGGATCTGATGAAAATGCCCGAATGGGTTATATAGATCCTCGCCAAGGAACCGAAACATGTGGTTTTGCCGAGCAAATGACATCTGATGGAATATTAACTGCTATTACAGGTGATACATTCTGGGCAGATAACTGTGAAGATGTTTTGTTTAACAGTTTTACTGCTGCTTTCACAACTGATATGAAAAGTCTGCGCTATATCACCTGTCCGAATGGTGTAACAGCCGATGGGTTAAATCATGCTCCGGGAATTGCCAATGCCGGTCCTTTCCTGGCAATGAATCCTTTCAGTAGTCGTTGTTGTCAGCATAATCATGGACATGCACTTCCTTATTACCTGCAGAATCTGGTGATGGCAACCAACGATAATGGATTGGCAGCTGTCATGTATAATTCGTGTGTTACAAAGGCGAAAGTAGGTAGCGGAGCAGAGGTTGAGGTGCATCAGGAAACCAATTATCCTTTCGAGGAAGAAATTGAATTTACAATCAATACAGAAAGTGAAGTTTCATTTCCGTTTTATTTGAGAATACCTGGCTGGTGCTCAAATGCTAAAGTGATGATTAACGGTTTGGAGTCCAATACTGCAGGGCAATCAGGTTCATACTTTAAGGTAGAGCGAAACTGGAAATCGGGAGATAAAGTAGTTTTATCATTGCCACGTGAAATAAAAATACGTCAATGGCAGGTAAATCAGAACAGTGTTTCGGTTGATTATGGTGCTTTGACATTTTCGTTAAAGATAGATGAGGATTATAAAGAAATGAACAGCATTGAGACGGCTATTTATGATTCAAAATGGCAAAAAGATGCAGATCCTGAGAAATGGCCATCCTATGAAATTAGCCCTTCATCACCATGGAATTATGGTCTAAGATTGAATATGTCTAATCCATCGCATAGTTTTCAGGTAGTTGAAAAGGATTGGCCAATAGATAATTATCCTTTCTCGACTGAGAATGTGCCCATAAAACTGATTGCTAAAGGAGCTCAGATTCCTTCATGGAAGATAGATCAGTTTGGTCTGGCAGATGTACTGCCAAAATATCCTGTTAAATCAAACGGAAAATTAGAAGAAATTGAATTAATACCTATGGGAGCAGCTCGTTTGCGCATCTCAGCATTTCCAGTAGTGACAGATATCGAATAG
- a CDS encoding DUF4965 domain-containing protein codes for MNKLSLFLSFTFLVAMFLTSCQKEVKTFVSSDISQLKAPSYPLVTIDPYTSAWSNGDLLYGDAVRHWTGKVHSLIGAIRVDGEVFRFLGKEEIPMKAVLPMAEYGAWKGQYTFEEPNEGWKDVVFDDSGWKTGEGAFGTPNMPELHTLWETQDIWVRRNFTISELSDDKVYLVYSHDDIFELYLNGHQLVETGYSWKNNVKIELDRSLLNKDGENVIAAHCHNRVGGGYVDFGIFQDNTETEIFPKTAVQIAATMSATQTQYEFECGPIQINVQFVAPLTPDDLDLLSRPINYINYQVKSLDGKNHYVQMYFETTPQWAVNGLAQEVNVEIGDTKNVKFVQAGTVEQNVLGKKGDDIRIDWGYQYLAAPNNKGYSTSINDYFNGKKDFANNGEVHSGDINNPVNMSQVMPAMGLSHDLGNVSAEISTGYVMIGYDDIEAIQYFGDNLVALWKHGKTPTITQAFDAAVSDYESVMKKCLMVDRQIMQDALTTGGKNYADLCILAFRQSIAAHKLVKDKQDNLLFLSKENFSNGSIGTVDVTYPSAPLYLKYNPELLKGMLNPIFYYSESGKWNKPFAAHDVGTYPLANGQTYGGDMPVEECGNMLILTAAIAHVEGNADYAQQHWDVLTTWANYLKENGLDPENQLCTDDFAGHFAHNTNLSIKAIMGIAGYGTLANTLGKTDIADEYLTEARRMADEWIAMADDGDHFRLTFDKPGTWSQKYNLVWDKLLDFCIFSQDVAEKEIDYYLKKQNTYGLPLDNRATYTKSDWIVWTATLSNDQKKFEILIDPLHKFLNETPDRVPMTDWYQTNSGKKVGFQARSVVGGYFIKMLE; via the coding sequence ATGAACAAACTCTCATTATTTCTATCCTTTACTTTTCTGGTGGCAATGTTTTTAACATCTTGTCAAAAGGAAGTAAAAACCTTTGTTTCTTCAGATATTAGCCAGCTAAAAGCACCATCTTATCCTTTGGTTACAATTGATCCATATACCAGTGCATGGTCAAATGGTGATCTTTTGTATGGAGATGCAGTTCGACATTGGACCGGTAAAGTGCACAGTTTAATTGGTGCAATTCGCGTGGATGGTGAGGTATTTCGTTTTCTGGGAAAAGAAGAAATACCTATGAAAGCTGTATTGCCAATGGCTGAATATGGAGCTTGGAAAGGGCAATATACTTTTGAAGAACCAAATGAAGGTTGGAAAGATGTAGTGTTTGATGATAGTGGATGGAAAACCGGAGAAGGTGCATTTGGTACACCTAATATGCCTGAACTACATACCTTGTGGGAAACACAGGATATTTGGGTTCGACGTAATTTTACAATATCAGAATTGAGTGATGATAAAGTTTACCTTGTTTATTCACACGATGATATTTTTGAATTGTATCTGAATGGCCATCAATTGGTAGAAACAGGCTATTCATGGAAGAATAATGTAAAAATAGAACTAGACAGAAGTCTTTTAAATAAAGACGGAGAAAATGTGATTGCTGCCCATTGTCATAACAGAGTGGGTGGAGGTTATGTTGATTTCGGAATTTTTCAGGATAATACAGAGACTGAAATATTTCCCAAAACGGCTGTTCAAATTGCAGCTACCATGTCGGCTACACAAACCCAATATGAGTTCGAATGTGGTCCGATTCAAATTAATGTGCAATTTGTGGCACCCCTTACACCTGATGATTTGGATCTTTTATCCCGACCAATCAATTACATTAATTATCAGGTTAAATCTTTGGATGGAAAAAATCACTACGTTCAGATGTATTTCGAAACAACTCCTCAATGGGCTGTAAATGGCCTTGCTCAGGAGGTGAATGTGGAAATCGGTGATACCAAAAATGTAAAATTTGTACAGGCAGGAACTGTCGAGCAGAATGTATTGGGTAAAAAAGGTGATGATATTCGTATTGATTGGGGATATCAATATCTGGCTGCTCCCAATAACAAAGGATATTCAACAAGCATCAACGACTATTTTAACGGCAAAAAAGATTTTGCCAATAATGGAGAAGTCCATTCAGGAGATATAAATAATCCTGTTAATATGAGTCAGGTGATGCCAGCTATGGGACTTTCTCATGATTTGGGTAATGTTTCTGCTGAAATATCTACCGGATATGTTATGATAGGTTATGATGATATAGAAGCAATACAATATTTTGGTGATAACCTCGTGGCCTTATGGAAACACGGTAAAACACCAACAATCACGCAAGCATTTGATGCAGCTGTATCAGATTATGAAAGTGTGATGAAAAAATGTTTGATGGTTGACAGACAAATTATGCAGGATGCGTTAACGACAGGTGGAAAAAACTATGCAGATCTGTGTATTCTTGCATTTCGTCAATCTATAGCCGCACATAAACTCGTTAAAGATAAGCAGGACAATTTATTATTCTTATCGAAAGAAAATTTCAGTAACGGATCCATCGGAACTGTTGATGTAACCTATCCATCGGCTCCGTTATATTTAAAATATAATCCCGAACTTCTAAAAGGGATGCTAAATCCAATCTTTTATTATTCCGAAAGTGGAAAATGGAACAAGCCTTTTGCTGCTCACGATGTAGGTACTTATCCGTTAGCAAATGGACAAACATACGGTGGTGATATGCCGGTTGAAGAATGTGGTAATATGTTAATTCTTACTGCAGCTATTGCACATGTAGAAGGAAATGCAGATTATGCGCAGCAACATTGGGATGTGTTAACTACCTGGGCAAATTATTTAAAAGAGAATGGATTGGATCCTGAAAATCAATTGTGTACCGATGATTTTGCAGGTCATTTTGCTCACAATACTAACCTATCAATAAAGGCCATTATGGGTATTGCCGGTTATGGCACTTTGGCCAATACTTTGGGGAAAACCGATATTGCTGATGAGTATCTTACTGAAGCCAGAAGAATGGCTGATGAGTGGATTGCAATGGCCGATGATGGAGATCATTTCAGGTTGACTTTCGATAAACCTGGCACCTGGAGTCAGAAGTATAATCTGGTATGGGATAAGCTACTTGACTTCTGTATATTTAGTCAGGATGTGGCTGAAAAGGAAATCGACTATTATCTGAAGAAACAAAATACCTATGGTTTGCCTCTGGATAACAGGGCAACATACACCAAGTCGGATTGGATTGTCTGGACTGCAACCTTATCAAACGATCAGAAGAAGTTTGAGATCTTAATAGATCCTTTACATAAATTTTTGAATGAAACACCTGACAGAGTTCCGATGACGGACTGGTACCAAACTAATTCTGGGAAAAAAGTTGGTTTTCAGGCCAGATCTGTGGTCGGTGGTTATTTCATTAAAATGCTTGAGTAA
- a CDS encoding DUF3823 domain-containing protein produces the protein MKKILFYIPLIFSLIFMSCEKDNYDAPSARLYGKLVYQGEAIHVEAHEVTFQLWEPGWQLSNSIQVDVNQDGEYSAMLFPSTYKLIIPSHQGPFRNITNAETQSDTIMVKLSGNKEMDIEVEPYYMIRNAQFSQSGGTVSASFGLEQIITDEDAKSIERVNLYINTTQFVDIQSKINSAEVAGGDIADLSSVTMSVTVPETRIDQSYVYARVGVKMAGVEDMIFTAVQKIDL, from the coding sequence ATGAAAAAGATATTATTTTATATACCGCTTATCTTCTCATTGATATTTATGTCATGTGAGAAAGATAACTATGATGCGCCAAGTGCCCGTTTATACGGTAAGCTAGTGTATCAGGGTGAAGCTATTCATGTAGAGGCACATGAAGTAACGTTTCAGCTTTGGGAACCAGGATGGCAATTGTCCAATTCAATTCAGGTTGATGTAAATCAGGATGGCGAATATTCAGCCATGTTATTCCCTTCAACTTATAAGTTAATTATTCCTTCACATCAGGGACCATTCAGAAATATAACTAATGCCGAAACACAATCGGATACTATTATGGTGAAATTGAGTGGTAATAAGGAAATGGATATTGAAGTAGAGCCATATTACATGATTCGTAATGCTCAATTCTCTCAGAGTGGAGGTACTGTATCAGCAAGTTTTGGTTTGGAACAAATCATTACTGATGAAGATGCCAAGAGTATCGAAAGAGTTAATTTATACATCAATACAACTCAGTTCGTTGATATTCAATCAAAAATTAATTCTGCAGAAGTTGCTGGTGGTGATATAGCTGATTTATCTTCAGTTACAATGAGTGTAACTGTACCGGAAACCCGCATAGATCAAAGTTATGTTTACGCTCGTGTTGGTGTAAAAATGGCAGGTGTTGAAGATATGATCTTCACAGCTGTTCAGAAAATTGATTTGTAA
- a CDS encoding RagB/SusD family nutrient uptake outer membrane protein, translating to MKKFILFALIILAVMPGCDDKAFLDREPTNLLLDEQVWKDESLVFSLVSDLYWRINDYQSVKSWWEYTNFDEGFASNGGDYWRHRDLWDYNYDWWRLWDYGYMRELNLFIEKCDAADESILTSKARFLAEGRFIRATLYFEMVKRMGGVPLILEPLTYDFSGDPTYLQYPRAKEYEVYDFILSELDAIKADLPNDVNVKSRATQGLVLAMKSRVALYAASIAKYGANTPEVALPNGEVGIPASMANGYYQTAFDAAEELIGTGPYSLYNKKEDLSENFAKLFQDKANNSEVIFVKDYVQSVNDNESNPWTLVNQPWSGAEDLEGGRLNPSLNLAQLFEKLDNTYEPFQTNAVDGDWIYYDNPMDIFAGRDARLAGTILLPGTTFKGKPLDIWAGFMLADGSTISGLNFGETKILPGKTSSEQVVGQDGPIDGREFSAQTGFYVRKFMDDATGSGQRGLKSNVWWVRYRLGEVYLNAAEAAFELGNPDVAATYMNTLRVRAGLTTPLDQSEISFDRIVHERKVELAFEGHELWDMKRWRLAHQVWNGEAVDLSTNIGVADEIQTRVFGLWPYKYYDENGSENNYKYVFKVVKPSNVIASHRFRMGNYYSSISDDVINRNPQIVRNPNHN from the coding sequence ATGAAAAAATTTATATTATTCGCTCTCATCATTCTGGCTGTAATGCCTGGCTGTGATGATAAAGCATTCCTGGATAGAGAACCGACAAATCTTTTGTTGGATGAGCAGGTATGGAAGGACGAAAGCCTTGTGTTTAGTCTTGTATCTGATTTGTACTGGAGAATCAATGATTACCAGTCGGTGAAATCATGGTGGGAATACACGAATTTTGATGAAGGTTTTGCTTCAAATGGAGGTGATTACTGGAGACATCGTGATCTATGGGATTATAATTATGATTGGTGGAGATTGTGGGATTATGGTTATATGCGTGAACTAAACCTTTTTATTGAGAAATGCGATGCTGCCGATGAAAGCATATTAACATCTAAAGCAAGGTTTCTGGCAGAAGGACGTTTTATCAGAGCAACACTTTATTTCGAAATGGTTAAACGTATGGGGGGTGTTCCTCTGATCTTAGAGCCATTAACATATGATTTTAGTGGTGATCCAACATATTTGCAGTATCCTCGTGCAAAAGAATATGAAGTTTATGATTTTATACTTTCTGAGTTGGATGCTATTAAGGCTGACCTTCCTAATGATGTAAATGTAAAGTCAAGAGCAACACAGGGATTAGTTTTAGCTATGAAATCAAGAGTCGCTTTGTATGCGGCATCAATAGCAAAATATGGTGCAAATACTCCGGAAGTAGCGTTGCCGAATGGCGAGGTTGGTATACCTGCCTCAATGGCTAATGGTTATTATCAGACAGCTTTTGATGCAGCAGAGGAGTTGATTGGAACAGGACCCTACAGTTTATACAATAAAAAGGAAGATCTTTCAGAGAACTTTGCAAAATTATTTCAGGATAAGGCAAATAATTCAGAAGTAATTTTTGTGAAGGACTATGTACAAAGTGTAAATGATAACGAATCAAATCCATGGACTCTGGTTAATCAACCTTGGTCAGGAGCTGAAGATTTGGAAGGAGGACGCTTGAATCCATCATTAAATCTTGCTCAGCTTTTTGAAAAACTGGATAATACATATGAGCCTTTCCAGACAAATGCTGTAGATGGCGACTGGATTTACTATGATAATCCAATGGATATTTTTGCAGGTAGAGATGCTCGTTTGGCAGGAACCATCCTTTTACCCGGAACAACATTTAAAGGTAAGCCTCTGGATATATGGGCCGGCTTTATGTTGGCCGATGGATCAACTATTTCAGGTTTAAATTTTGGTGAGACAAAAATTCTTCCAGGAAAGACATCGTCTGAACAGGTTGTTGGTCAGGACGGACCAATTGATGGACGTGAATTTAGTGCACAAACCGGTTTTTATGTTCGTAAATTTATGGATGATGCAACAGGTTCTGGTCAGCGTGGTCTGAAAAGTAATGTATGGTGGGTGCGTTACCGCTTGGGAGAAGTTTATTTAAATGCTGCAGAAGCTGCTTTTGAATTAGGAAATCCTGATGTGGCTGCTACTTATATGAATACTTTACGTGTTCGTGCCGGTTTAACAACTCCTTTGGATCAAAGTGAAATTTCATTTGATCGTATTGTTCATGAACGTAAGGTTGAGTTAGCATTTGAAGGTCATGAATTATGGGATATGAAACGTTGGCGTTTAGCACACCAGGTTTGGAACGGTGAGGCAGTAGACTTATCAACTAATATCGGAGTGGCTGATGAAATTCAAACCAGAGTATTTGGTTTATGGCCATACAAATATTACGATGAGAACGGAAGCGAAAATAACTACAAGTATGTTTTCAAGGTGGTTAAACCATCGAACGTGATTGCTTCTCACCGATTCAGAATGGGTAATTATTATTCAAGCATTAGTGATGATGTAATTAATAGAAACCCACAGATTGTAAGAAATCCAAATCATAACTAA